A portion of the Sebastes fasciatus isolate fSebFas1 chromosome 2, fSebFas1.pri, whole genome shotgun sequence genome contains these proteins:
- the spg21 gene encoding maspardin, with amino-acid sequence MEEIKVSPDYNWFRSTVPLKRIIVDDDDSKVWSLYDAGPKSIRCPIILLPPVSGTAEVFFQQVLALTGWGYRVISLQYPVYWDLLEFCDGFRKLLDHLQLDKVHLFGASLGGFLAQKFAECTHKSPRVHSLILCNSFSDTSIFNQTWTSNSFWLMPAFMLKKIVLGNFAKGPVDPKMADAIDFMVDRLESLNQSELASRLTLNCQNSYVEPHKIKDVAVTIIDVFDQSALSLEAKEEMYKLYPNARRAHLKTGGNFPYLCRSAEVNLYIQIHLRQFHGTRYAAISPDMVSAEELEVQESHLSGNQDSDEDQ; translated from the exons ATGGAGGAGATTAAAGTGTCTCCTGACTATAACTGGTTCAGAAGCACAGTGCCCCTGAAGAGA ATCATTGTTGATGATGACGACAGTAAGGTGTGGTCGCTGTATGACGCCGGCCCAAAGAGCATCAGGTgtcccatcatcctcctccctccagtTAGCGGGACAGCTGAAGTGTTCTTCCAGCAGGTGCTGGCGCTGACAGGATGGGGCTACAGAGTCATCTCG CTGCAGTATCCGGTATACTGGGATCTCTTGGAGTTCTGTGACGGCTTCAGGAAACTTCTCGATCACCTGCAGTTGGATAAA GTCCATCTGTTCGGTGCCTCCCTGGGTGGATTCTTGGCTCAGAAGTTTGCAGAGTGCACACACAAGTCTCCCAGAGTGCACTCGCTGATACTGTGTAACTCATTCAGTGATACCTCCATCTTCAATCAGACATGGACGTCAAACAG TTTCTGGTTAATGCCGGCTTTCATGTTGAAGAAGATTGTTCTGGGGAACTTTGCTAAAGGACCTGTGGACCCTAAAATGGCAGATGCAATCGACTTCATGGTTGACAGG TTGGAGAGTCTGAACCAAAGTGAGTTAGCATCGCGGCTAACACTCAACTGTCAAAACTCTTACGTGGAGCCGCACAAAATAAAAGATGTTGCTGTGACCATTATAGAT gtgtttgaTCAGAGCGCTCTATCGCTGGAGGCAAAGGAGGAGATGTATAAACTGTATCCCAACGCGAGACGAGCTCATCTGAAAACAGGAGGAAACTTCCCGTACCTGTGCAGGAGTGCTGAAGTCAACCTCTACATACAG ATTCACTTGCGTCAGTTCCACGGGACGAGATACGCCGCCATCAGTCCTGACATGGTGAGCGCCGAAGAGCTGGAGGTGCAGGAGAGTCACCTGAGCGGTAACCAGGACTCTGACGAGGACCAATGA